The proteins below come from a single Nostoc sp. KVJ3 genomic window:
- a CDS encoding MOSC domain-containing protein — protein sequence MKLISVNVGLPREVNWKGKIVSTGIFKEPVSDRVMLRSLNLDGDGQADLTVHGGADKAVYVYPFEHYDYWRGELPDIELPLGIFGENFTTTGLREEELNIGDRFHIGSVKLMVTQPRLPCYKLGIRFGQPDIIKRFLASRRTGFYFRVLQEGEVGAGDTLELVSRDDNNITVANITQLSLVTS from the coding sequence ATGAAACTCATCTCTGTAAACGTCGGACTGCCGCGTGAAGTGAACTGGAAAGGGAAAATAGTTAGCACTGGAATTTTTAAAGAACCAGTTAGCGATCGCGTCATGCTGCGATCGCTCAATTTAGACGGTGATGGACAAGCCGATCTCACCGTTCATGGCGGAGCAGATAAAGCAGTCTATGTCTATCCGTTTGAGCATTACGATTACTGGCGAGGTGAATTGCCTGATATAGAACTACCTCTAGGCATCTTTGGTGAAAATTTCACGACTACTGGACTCAGAGAAGAAGAACTGAACATTGGCGATCGCTTTCATATCGGCAGTGTAAAACTGATGGTGACACAACCTCGCCTACCCTGTTACAAACTTGGAATTCGGTTTGGACAACCTGATATCATTAAACGATTTCTTGCAAGTCGTCGAACCGGATTTTACTTTCGTGTTTTGCAAGAGGGCGAAGTCGGAGCCGGAGATACTTTAGAGTTGGTGAGCCGGGATGACAACAATATTACTGTTGCTAATATCACTCAGCTTTCATTGGTGACAAGTTAA
- a CDS encoding DUF302 domain-containing protein, giving the protein MNANNGIINQISPYAVNETIDRFLAILQAKDITIFARIDQQAEAEKVGLSLLPTQLLLFGNPKAGTPLMVAEPTIALDLPLKVLAWEATDGKTWVSYNDPNYLKQRFSLSDELVKNIAIIAPLIHQALL; this is encoded by the coding sequence ATGAATGCAAACAACGGCATCATCAACCAGATCAGCCCGTATGCAGTGAATGAAACTATCGATCGCTTTTTAGCCATCCTTCAAGCAAAAGACATCACCATTTTTGCCCGCATCGATCAACAGGCTGAAGCCGAAAAAGTCGGACTTAGCCTACTTCCGACGCAATTGTTGTTGTTTGGCAACCCGAAAGCTGGAACTCCCCTCATGGTGGCAGAACCAACGATCGCCCTAGATTTACCTCTGAAAGTACTGGCATGGGAAGCGACTGACGGTAAGACATGGGTAAGTTACAACGATCCCAATTACTTAAAACAGCGATTTTCTCTCTCTGATGAGTTGGTGAAAAACATCGCTATCATTGCACCTTTAATCCATCAAGCACTCCTTTAA
- a CDS encoding nuclear transport factor 2 family protein, whose amino-acid sequence MTNAENPRLPLPPFNRESAIQKVRIAEDAWNTRNPEIVSLAYTVDSIWRNRSEFLSGREAIVQFLTRKWLKELDYRLIKELWAFQDNRIAVRFAYEWHDDSGNWFRSYGNENWEFDEHGFMRWRIASINDLPISESDSPKETLRDRKYHWILGRRPDDYPGLSDLNL is encoded by the coding sequence ATGACCAACGCCGAAAATCCTCGACTACCCCTGCCGCCTTTCAATCGTGAATCCGCTATCCAAAAAGTCAGAATCGCAGAAGATGCTTGGAACACACGTAACCCTGAAATAGTATCACTCGCTTACACGGTGGATAGCATTTGGCGCAACCGATCAGAATTTCTATCTGGTCGTGAGGCGATCGTCCAGTTCTTGACCCGTAAGTGGCTTAAAGAATTGGACTACCGTCTAATCAAAGAGCTTTGGGCTTTTCAAGACAACCGAATTGCTGTCCGGTTTGCTTACGAATGGCATGATGATTCTGGCAACTGGTTTCGTTCTTACGGCAATGAAAATTGGGAGTTTGACGAACATGGATTCATGCGATGGCGTATTGCCAGTATCAACGATCTGCCAATTTCGGAGAGCGATTCTCCGAAGGAGACGCTACGCGATCGCAAATACCACTGGATACTAGGTCGTCGTCCTGACGATTATCCCGGATTGTCCGACCTCAATCTTTGA
- a CDS encoding DUF6130 family protein codes for MEKLDGKIAVQSAKDIRGPSPLIAIENEAPAKLIVDPPLPEPLAQGRVFIQYRTENLRVLPVFGKAALEVSPRIGHIHITVDDAPWHFVDASGETIILVGLEPGVHKVLIELADPMHKVITSETVKFTLPDPKKSS; via the coding sequence ATGGAAAAACTAGACGGAAAAATTGCAGTCCAGAGCGCCAAGGACATTCGCGGCCCATCACCATTGATCGCTATCGAAAACGAAGCACCGGCCAAGCTGATTGTCGATCCACCGCTTCCCGAACCACTAGCCCAGGGTCGCGTCTTTATCCAGTACCGGACAGAGAACCTGCGCGTGTTGCCGGTGTTCGGCAAGGCTGCCCTGGAAGTATCGCCGCGCATCGGTCATATCCACATCACCGTTGACGACGCGCCGTGGCACTTTGTCGATGCCAGTGGGGAAACGATCATTCTGGTGGGACTGGAACCTGGTGTACACAAGGTGCTGATCGAACTAGCTGACCCTATGCACAAAGTAATCACCAGCGAAACTGTGAAGTTCACCCTGCCCGATCCTAAGAAATCATCATGA
- a CDS encoding alpha/beta hydrolase gives MISQANSQAVKVLEVADDPRLSREVKAFLKLLNSGGAPLETLPPLEARQVLVNAQADVKVDLSGIDESEKTISVDGYSIALNIVRPEGVKGTLPVFIFIHGGGWVLGDYPTHKRMVRDLVVLSGFAAVFVNYTRTPDAQYPQAVNEIYAATKWVAEHGEEINVDGKNLAVVGNSVGGNMTAVTTLMAKAKGGPHIKLQILMWPIVDASFETDSYQQFGEKRFLTTSLMKWMYDLYTTDLEKRKEIYASPLQATVEQLKGLPPALIQVAESDILRDGGEAYGRKLDEAGVKVTTVRYNGMIHDFGLLNGLAEVPAVRSLFVHAAAELKKYLQ, from the coding sequence ATGATTAGTCAAGCAAACTCGCAAGCAGTGAAAGTTTTGGAAGTTGCAGACGATCCGCGTCTTTCCAGGGAAGTGAAGGCATTTTTAAAATTACTGAATTCGGGTGGTGCGCCCTTAGAGACATTACCTCCACTCGAAGCGCGTCAAGTCCTAGTGAATGCACAGGCTGACGTTAAAGTTGATCTTTCAGGCATTGATGAGTCTGAGAAGACGATTAGCGTTGATGGGTATTCGATCGCGCTAAACATCGTGCGACCAGAGGGTGTCAAAGGCACATTGCCTGTTTTCATCTTTATTCACGGTGGCGGTTGGGTGCTGGGCGATTATCCAACGCACAAACGCATGGTTCGGGATCTCGTCGTGCTTTCAGGTTTTGCGGCTGTCTTTGTCAACTACACTCGAACTCCAGATGCTCAGTATCCGCAGGCTGTCAATGAGATATATGCCGCTACCAAATGGGTAGCCGAGCATGGTGAGGAGATTAATGTTGATGGCAAAAATCTGGCAGTAGTCGGAAACAGTGTCGGCGGTAATATGACGGCTGTAACCACTTTGATGGCGAAAGCGAAAGGAGGCCCACATATTAAGTTGCAAATCTTGATGTGGCCCATTGTAGACGCTAGTTTTGAAACGGATTCTTATCAACAATTTGGCGAGAAACGTTTCCTAACCACATCTTTGATGAAGTGGATGTATGACCTCTACACCACAGACCTAGAAAAACGCAAAGAAATTTATGCTTCTCCGCTACAGGCTACTGTTGAGCAATTGAAAGGATTGCCTCCGGCGTTAATTCAGGTTGCAGAAAGTGATATCTTGCGTGATGGAGGCGAGGCCTATGGACGCAAGCTAGATGAAGCCGGGGTAAAAGTGACAACCGTGCGTTACAACGGTATGATTCATGACTTCGGACTGCTGAATGGTTTAGCTGAGGTTCCGGCAGTTCGTTCTCTTTTTGTCCATGCAGCCGCCGAACTGAAGAAATATCTGCAATAG
- a CDS encoding alpha/beta fold hydrolase, with amino-acid sequence MTTYRTVSIDGLDIFYREAGSRSNPTILLLHGFPTSSHMFRNLISALGDRFHLVAPDYPGYGNSSMPTVNEFDYTFDRLAQIVEKFITAIDLNKYSLYVMDYGAPIGYRIAAKYPERVEALIVQNGNAYEEGLREFWEPIKAYWQERSPENADKLKHLVNLEATKWQYTNGVRNLEAISPDTWNMDQMFLDRPGNDEIQLALLYSYGTNPPLYPQWQEYFRKYQPPTLIVWGKNDYIFPPEGAHPYKRDLKDVELHLLDTGHFALEEEGDAIADHIRRFITTHVVKEDIKIIRN; translated from the coding sequence ATGACCACATATCGTACAGTTTCGATTGATGGTTTAGATATCTTTTATCGAGAAGCTGGTTCCCGCAGTAATCCGACAATTCTGCTGTTGCACGGCTTCCCGACCTCATCTCACATGTTCCGCAATCTGATATCTGCACTTGGCGATCGCTTCCATCTAGTTGCACCCGATTATCCAGGTTACGGCAACAGTTCAATGCCAACCGTGAATGAGTTTGATTACACATTTGATCGCCTGGCCCAGATCGTGGAGAAATTTATTACCGCGATCGATCTCAATAAATATAGCCTTTACGTGATGGATTATGGCGCTCCCATTGGCTATCGAATTGCGGCTAAATATCCAGAGCGAGTTGAAGCACTCATCGTCCAAAACGGGAATGCCTACGAAGAAGGTCTGCGCGAATTTTGGGAACCTATTAAGGCTTACTGGCAAGAGCGATCGCCTGAAAATGCTGACAAGCTTAAACACCTTGTCAACTTGGAAGCCACGAAATGGCAATATACCAACGGCGTTCGCAATTTAGAAGCAATCAGCCCTGATACCTGGAATATGGATCAAATGTTCCTCGATCGCCCAGGAAACGATGAGATTCAGCTGGCGCTGCTGTATAGCTATGGCACGAATCCACCACTATATCCGCAATGGCAGGAGTATTTTCGCAAATATCAGCCACCAACCCTGATTGTTTGGGGTAAGAATGACTACATCTTCCCCCCAGAAGGCGCTCATCCCTACAAGCGCGACCTAAAAGACGTTGAGTTGCATTTACTCGATACCGGACATTTTGCCCTAGAAGAGGAAGGAGATGCGATCGCAGACCATATCCGTCGCTTTATTACAACTCACGTTGTGAAGGAGGACATCAAAATAATTCGTAATTGA
- the dps gene encoding DNA starvation/stationary phase protection protein Dps produces MAATTKENDTKSFVYSTRIDIPGEIRSQVNILLNQSLATAIDLKTQIKYAHWNVKGKDFYQLHLLFDELASEVEEFIDLIAERIATLGGKALGTARIAAKESELPEYPFDAVDGMEHIIALSDRLAIYAKSLRQNIEKTNNLGDMDTNDLFIEISRAIDKRLWFLEAHLQTSFQNQDRADQT; encoded by the coding sequence ATGGCTGCAACAACCAAGGAAAATGATACTAAATCGTTCGTTTACTCAACCCGAATTGATATTCCTGGAGAAATCCGATCGCAAGTAAATATCTTACTCAATCAAAGCTTGGCAACTGCGATCGACTTGAAGACCCAGATCAAATACGCTCACTGGAATGTCAAAGGTAAAGATTTTTACCAATTGCATCTACTGTTTGATGAACTTGCTTCCGAAGTTGAAGAATTTATTGATTTGATTGCCGAACGCATCGCAACATTGGGGGGAAAAGCACTGGGAACTGCCCGGATTGCTGCCAAAGAATCGGAACTGCCTGAATATCCTTTCGATGCTGTTGATGGTATGGAGCATATCATTGCACTTAGCGATCGCTTGGCAATTTACGCCAAATCCCTCCGCCAAAACATTGAAAAAACAAATAATTTGGGTGACATGGATACCAACGATCTCTTTATTGAGATTTCACGAGCAATAGACAAGCGGTTGTGGTTTTTAGAAGCCCATCTGCAAACCTCATTTCAGAACCAGGATCGTGCAGACCAAACGTGA
- a CDS encoding glucose 1-dehydrogenase: MGKLTGKIALVTGGNSGIGLATAQRFVEEGAYVFITGRRQNELDAAVKKIGENVTAVQSDVSNLADIDRLYTTIKQEKGHLDILFANAGSGELAPLGSITEEHFDKTFNTNVKGLLFTVQKALPLMPEGSSIILNASITSIKGTPAFSVYSATKAAVRSFARNWTLDLKERKIRVNAISPGVVPTPGYNLMGLTEEQVQGFVASQVDTIPLGRVGTPDEIAKAVVFLASDDSSFVNGIELFVDGGMAQV; this comes from the coding sequence GTGGGTAAACTTACAGGTAAGATTGCACTAGTCACAGGTGGTAACAGTGGGATCGGACTAGCGACAGCCCAGCGATTTGTAGAAGAGGGGGCTTACGTGTTTATCACTGGTCGTCGGCAAAACGAACTTGATGCTGCGGTGAAGAAAATTGGAGAAAATGTCACTGCTGTTCAGAGTGATGTGTCAAATCTCGCAGATATCGATCGCCTTTACACTACGATTAAGCAAGAGAAAGGACACCTCGATATCCTCTTTGCTAACGCTGGAAGCGGCGAACTTGCTCCACTTGGCTCGATTACCGAGGAGCATTTCGATAAGACCTTTAATACCAATGTCAAGGGTTTGCTCTTCACTGTACAAAAAGCACTGCCTTTGATGCCAGAGGGTTCATCGATTATCCTCAATGCCTCAATCACTTCGATTAAAGGTACTCCAGCGTTCAGCGTTTACAGCGCGACCAAAGCCGCCGTGCGATCCTTTGCCCGTAACTGGACACTCGACCTCAAAGAGCGCAAGATTCGCGTCAATGCCATCAGCCCCGGTGTGGTTCCGACTCCTGGCTACAATCTCATGGGATTGACTGAGGAACAGGTGCAGGGATTTGTGGCCAGCCAGGTTGACACTATCCCCCTTGGGCGGGTAGGTACACCGGACGAAATCGCTAAGGCGGTTGTTTTCCTTGCCTCGGATGATAGCAGCTTTGTCAACGGCATTGAACTGTTTGTCGATGGTGGTATGGCACAAGTTTGA
- a CDS encoding SgcJ/EcaC family oxidoreductase, whose protein sequence is MNLQTDKTTTTADESAIRAFHRQMIDAWNRSSGEGFAAPFSETADFITFEGTHLKGRKEIAAFHQQLFDTVVKGTRLEGEVDFVRLVNSQLALMLVVIRVILPGQTETSPSRDSLPLYVVTKGDEGWQIEGLLNTRKLTLERQFFLDDFDSLSAEAQRQVTELVASLK, encoded by the coding sequence ATGAATTTACAAACAGATAAAACCACCACTACTGCTGACGAGTCGGCAATCCGTGCTTTCCATCGCCAGATGATTGATGCTTGGAATCGTAGTAGCGGCGAAGGTTTCGCTGCCCCGTTCAGCGAAACTGCCGATTTCATCACGTTCGAGGGTACGCATCTCAAGGGTCGAAAAGAAATCGCTGCATTTCATCAGCAATTGTTCGACACGGTTGTTAAAGGAACACGCCTGGAGGGTGAGGTGGATTTTGTCCGCTTAGTGAACTCGCAACTCGCGCTCATGCTCGTAGTTATCAGGGTAATACTGCCCGGACAAACTGAAACTTCACCGTCACGAGATTCGCTGCCGCTATACGTCGTAACGAAAGGCGACGAAGGTTGGCAGATCGAAGGGTTGCTCAATACCCGGAAGTTAACGCTAGAACGTCAATTCTTTTTAGACGACTTTGACTCACTCAGCGCAGAGGCTCAACGTCAAGTGACCGAACTCGTTGCAAGTCTCAAGTAG
- a CDS encoding alpha/beta fold hydrolase has translation MIVFTWKKVKKLLLWLFALSVVVGISMHPTSATSKELPQASNSKPAIVLVHGAYADGTSWQHVIPLLEQDGYRVTAVQIPLTSLADDVATTKRVINNQKGSVVVVGHSYGGNVITGAAAGNPQVKALVYVNAFAPDVGEKTSDLNKRYAAPPISTAIVSDAENFLYIDRGKFHEFFAQDVSEAEARVMAATQKPIASAAFEQSVNEIAWKTIPSWFIVTQSDRAINPELQRFMAKRIGAKTTEVNSSHVPFISHPKEVAKVIKAASTAVK, from the coding sequence ATGATAGTTTTTACATGGAAAAAAGTTAAAAAATTGTTGTTGTGGTTATTTGCATTAAGTGTTGTCGTTGGAATATCAATGCATCCAACATCAGCCACCTCCAAGGAATTACCTCAAGCGTCCAACTCTAAACCTGCGATTGTTCTCGTTCATGGGGCTTATGCTGATGGTACATCATGGCAACACGTTATTCCATTGTTGGAGCAGGATGGCTACAGAGTGACTGCTGTACAGATTCCGCTCACCTCGCTTGCTGATGATGTGGCAACAACGAAGCGGGTGATTAATAATCAAAAAGGTTCCGTTGTAGTAGTTGGACATTCCTATGGTGGAAATGTGATTACGGGTGCGGCGGCTGGCAATCCACAGGTGAAAGCTCTGGTTTATGTTAATGCTTTTGCACCAGATGTCGGTGAAAAGACGAGTGATTTGAATAAAAGGTACGCAGCACCTCCGATTAGTACGGCGATCGTATCTGATGCTGAAAACTTTCTCTATATCGATCGCGGGAAGTTTCACGAATTTTTTGCCCAGGATGTATCGGAAGCTGAGGCGCGAGTAATGGCAGCAACTCAAAAGCCCATCGCCAGTGCAGCCTTTGAGCAATCAGTGAATGAAATCGCCTGGAAAACGATTCCTTCCTGGTTTATCGTGACTCAAAGCGATCGCGCCATCAACCCTGAACTTCAACGATTTATGGCTAAACGGATTGGTGCTAAGACAACCGAAGTTAACTCCAGTCATGTTCCTTTTATCTCTCATCCAAAAGAGGTTGCCAAAGTGATTAAAGCAGCAAGCACTGCTGTGAAGTAA
- a CDS encoding DsbA family protein: MLFVPPSTQDRIKGVLNATVVLVMYGDYECSQSADVYRLIKVIERQLSVSLGENYLCFIFRHFPQIEIHSHAQRAAEATEAAAVQGQFWPMHEMLFDHQQELGNGYLVEYANNLGLDISQFLQDISKKVYIDRINEDIESGLHSGVTSAPALFINGIRYSNRWTVKQIMAAIVAAND, from the coding sequence ATGTTATTCGTCCCACCTTCAACACAAGATCGCATAAAAGGTGTGCTGAATGCCACAGTAGTGCTTGTGATGTATGGGGACTATGAATGTTCTCAAAGTGCGGACGTTTACAGGCTGATTAAAGTCATTGAGCGACAGCTTAGTGTTTCTTTGGGGGAGAATTATTTGTGTTTCATCTTCCGTCATTTTCCACAGATAGAGATTCATTCTCATGCTCAACGTGCGGCTGAAGCAACTGAAGCGGCTGCTGTCCAAGGTCAATTTTGGCCAATGCATGAAATGCTGTTCGACCATCAACAAGAGTTGGGAAATGGCTATCTGGTGGAGTACGCCAATAATCTAGGACTTGATATTTCCCAATTTCTACAAGATATATCTAAAAAAGTGTACATCGATCGCATCAATGAAGATATTGAAAGTGGATTACACAGTGGAGTAACATCTGCCCCAGCACTGTTTATTAATGGAATTCGGTATAGCAATCGCTGGACTGTTAAACAGATAATGGCAGCCATTGTTGCTGCAAATGATTAA